Proteins found in one Magnolia sinica isolate HGM2019 chromosome 5, MsV1, whole genome shotgun sequence genomic segment:
- the LOC131247134 gene encoding uncharacterized protein LOC131247134, translating into MKVVSWNVRGLGSKQKRRLIKHSCRRSNPDVICLQETKVRQFSDSLMESIWKSKDVRWTALHASGSFGGILVAWNSSRWSLIDTWSGTYSVSVILHDALSDFRYLVSSVHGPNSEDSRKDFWVELSASRLCFSDPTCLVGDFNMIRFVEEKSHGNKVSPAMGAFSAWIDDQDLVDLPLLGARFTWTNGRASPILSRLDRFLLSPEWLDYFSFISQSALPITTSDHCPILLSAEETNLGPKPFRFDSWVKIDSFRQIVADWWGDFKVEGFAGYKLCFKFKLLKEKIKRWKLQHLLKRQLDLDVITSQLQKIDAGIEASETSLDILSTRIQLIQSLSSRILEDEISWKLKSRVKWLKEGDKNTKFFHSITNMHARYNKISSIVVNEVRVKDKNAIVEAASDHFSSLLKGNNRDGLGLDDLHLEAVSVKEASLLELPFSEEVKLVTLGGDKAPGPDGFPISFFRLF; encoded by the coding sequence ATGAAGGTGGTATCTTGGAATGTTAGGGGTTTGGGTTCTAAACAGAAAAGGAGGCTCATTAAGCACTCCTGCAGGAGAAGCAACCCGGATGTCATTTGCCTTCAGGAAACAAAGGTTCGTCAGTTCAGCGACTCCCTCATGGAATCTATTTGGAAGTCCAAAGATGTTAGATGGACAGCGTTACATGCTTCTGGCAGTTTTGGAGGTATTCTGGTGGCCTGGAATTCTTCCAGATGGTCTCTCATCGATACTTGGTCCGGGACGTATTCGGTTTCTGTTATCTTACACGATGCTTTGTCTGACTTCCGCTACCTTGTTTCCTCGGTGCATGGCCCCAATTCCGAAGACAGCAGAAAGGACTTCTGGGTAGAATTAAGTGCCTCGAGACTTTGTTTTTCGGACCCTACCTGTCTGGTGGGCGATTTCAATATGATCAGATTTGTTGAAGAAAAGTCTCATGGCAACAAGGTCTCCCCCGCCATGGGAGCCTTTTCAGCCTGGATTGATGACCAAGATCTTGTAGATCTCCCTCTCCTTGGTGCTCGGTTTACTTGGACTAATGGGAGGGCTAGCCCAATTCTATCCAGGTTAGACAGGTTCCTGCTCTCTCCTGAATGGCTAGATTACTTCTCCTTCATCTCGCAATCCGCCCTCCCGATAACAACTTCAGATCACTGTCCGATTCTCCTCTCAGCTGAGGAGACTAACTTGGGCCCGAAACCTTTTCGGTTCGACTCTTGGGTAAAAATAGATAGTTTTCGTCAGATTGTAGCTGATTGGTGGGGTGACTTCAAAGTGGAAGGCTTTGCGGGCTACAAATTGTGTTTTAAATTCAAACtcttgaaggaaaaaataaaacggTGGAAGCTTCAGCATCTCCTCAAAAGGCAATTGGATCTTGACGTCATCACGTCCCAGCTGCAAAAAATCGACGCGGGTATCGAAGCTAGCGAAACGTCATTGGACATCCTATCCACCAGAATTCAACTCATTCAGTCCTTGTCTTCTAGAATCCTAGAAGATGAAATTTCCTGGAAACTTAAATCTCGGGTGAAATGGCTAAAGGAGGGAGACAAAAATACCAAATTCTTTCACAGTATCACCAACATGCACGCCAGATATAATAAAATCAGCAGCATCGTCGTCAATGAAGTGCGTGTAAAGGATAAAAATGCTATAGTGGAAGCAGCTTCGGATCATTTCAGTTCTCTTCTCAAGGGCAACAACAGAGACGGGCTAGGCCTGGATGACCTCCACCTGGAAGCTGTTTCTGTTAAAGAGGCCTCTCTCCTCGAACTGCCTTTTTCTGAAGAAGTGAAGCTGGTGACTCTGGGGGGAGACAAAGCTCCAGGCCCGGACGGATTCCCCATCTCTTTCTTCCGATTGTTCTAG